From Amycolatopsis sp. YIM 10, the proteins below share one genomic window:
- a CDS encoding MarR family winged helix-turn-helix transcriptional regulator, translated as MSDGTELATALVRLSHLVQRVFTDASRDHDLTQPQAQLLCALIAGPVGMTELSRILHLEKSSLTGLVDRVERRGLVARVRDDHDRRACQIQLTEKGAELGDRAHNDVVDRLDELTAGLPAETRELLATALFGLTTQSETGRQVFEPAAGS; from the coding sequence ATGAGCGACGGGACCGAGCTGGCGACCGCACTGGTGCGGTTGTCGCACCTGGTGCAACGCGTGTTCACCGACGCCAGCCGGGACCACGACCTGACCCAGCCGCAGGCGCAGCTGCTGTGCGCGCTGATCGCCGGGCCGGTGGGCATGACCGAGCTGAGCCGGATACTGCACCTGGAGAAGTCGAGCCTGACCGGGCTGGTGGACCGGGTCGAGCGCCGCGGGCTGGTCGCCAGGGTGCGCGACGACCACGACCGGCGCGCCTGCCAGATCCAGCTGACCGAGAAGGGCGCCGAACTCGGCGATCGCGCGCACAACGACGTGGTCGACCGGCTCGACGAGCTGACCGCGGGCCTGCCCGCCGAGACGCGCGAGCTCCTGGCCACCGCGTTGTTCGGACTGACCACGCAGTCCGAAACCGGACGGCAGGTATTCGAACCCGCCGCGGGGAGCTGA
- a CDS encoding FAD-dependent oxidoreductase: MTATVVVVGGGYGGASAAKALDDVAEVVLVEPKEQFVHHVAALRGLVEPEFAERIFLPYDQLLKRGRVVRDHAVAADAGAVTLGSGERIEADYVVLATGAEYPFPAKFTERDTAAAKARLRAAHDELAAAGSVLLLGAGPVGLELAGEIKAKWPDKAVTIVDPEPELLGRFPEEFRASVRSQLDELGVELLLGTSVETPPAEGGFTVETADGTKITADLWFRCFGIVPTTGYLTGELAAARLPDGRVEVTPELRLSGQERVFAIGDITDVPEAKMARAAAEHAEVVAANIRALIGGDGALSTYEAAPPAMALPLGPKRGASYTPESGLLDAATTSEIKGADMMVGRFATLLGLG; encoded by the coding sequence ATGACAGCGACCGTGGTGGTTGTCGGGGGCGGGTACGGCGGGGCGTCCGCCGCGAAGGCGCTCGACGACGTGGCCGAAGTGGTGCTCGTCGAGCCGAAGGAGCAGTTCGTGCACCACGTCGCCGCGTTGCGCGGCCTGGTGGAGCCGGAGTTCGCCGAGCGGATCTTCCTGCCGTACGACCAGCTGCTCAAGCGCGGCCGGGTGGTGCGCGACCACGCGGTGGCGGCCGACGCGGGCGCCGTCACGCTGGGCTCCGGCGAGCGGATCGAGGCGGACTACGTCGTGCTCGCGACCGGGGCCGAGTACCCGTTCCCGGCCAAGTTCACCGAGCGCGACACCGCCGCGGCCAAGGCCAGGCTGCGGGCCGCGCACGACGAACTCGCCGCGGCCGGGAGCGTGCTGCTGCTCGGCGCCGGTCCGGTCGGACTCGAACTGGCGGGGGAGATCAAGGCGAAGTGGCCGGACAAGGCGGTCACCATCGTCGACCCGGAGCCGGAGCTGCTCGGCCGGTTCCCCGAGGAGTTCCGGGCCTCGGTGCGGAGCCAGCTCGACGAACTCGGCGTGGAACTCCTGTTGGGTACGTCGGTCGAGACACCACCGGCCGAGGGCGGCTTCACCGTGGAGACGGCCGACGGCACCAAGATCACCGCGGACCTGTGGTTCCGTTGCTTCGGCATCGTGCCCACCACCGGTTACCTGACCGGCGAACTGGCCGCGGCCCGGCTGCCGGACGGGCGCGTCGAGGTCACCCCGGAGCTGCGGTTGTCCGGTCAGGAGCGGGTTTTCGCGATCGGTGACATCACCGACGTGCCGGAGGCGAAGATGGCCAGGGCGGCGGCGGAGCACGCCGAGGTGGTCGCGGCGAACATCCGCGCGCTCATCGGCGGCGACGGTGCACTGAGCACCTACGAGGCCGCGCCGCCCGCCATGGCGCTGCCGCTGGGGCCGAAGCGCGGTGCGTCGTACACGCCCGAGTCGGGCTTGCTGGACGCCGCGACCACGTCGGAGATCAAGGGTGCCGACATGATGGTCGGCCGCTTCGCTACGTTGCTCGGACTCGGCTGA
- a CDS encoding ATP-binding cassette domain-containing protein: MIRLESVGQRYRRGPLVFEGVDLEIKPGEPIVVLGENGTGKSTLLRVIAGCGTPSEGRVTGRPPTVGYVPDRFPAHLRMSASSYLRHLRRIRGRSAGNPEELLRRLGFSGGLSTPMSQLSKGNAQKVGLVQALTSGAELLVLDEPWSGLDVGVRPVLTDEITALVPTTALVLTDHTGTADALPGRQNLHLRNRQLTPAPDGSATKSNRSRESRGAGTVVITLSCPETLTGSVVAEATRLGATVEGVHRP; encoded by the coding sequence GTGATCCGGCTCGAATCCGTCGGGCAGCGTTATCGGCGCGGGCCGCTGGTCTTCGAAGGCGTCGATCTGGAGATCAAGCCCGGTGAGCCGATCGTGGTGCTCGGTGAGAACGGCACCGGCAAGTCGACCCTGCTGCGGGTGATCGCGGGGTGCGGCACGCCGTCGGAAGGCCGCGTCACCGGACGGCCGCCGACGGTGGGGTACGTGCCCGATCGGTTTCCCGCGCACCTGCGCATGTCGGCGTCGAGTTACCTCCGGCACCTGCGGCGCATTCGGGGGCGCTCGGCCGGAAACCCGGAGGAACTGTTGCGGCGCTTGGGTTTCTCCGGTGGGTTGTCGACGCCGATGAGCCAGCTGTCCAAGGGCAACGCGCAGAAGGTCGGCTTGGTGCAGGCGCTGACCAGCGGGGCCGAGCTGCTGGTGCTCGACGAGCCGTGGTCCGGTCTGGATGTGGGCGTGCGACCAGTGCTCACCGACGAGATCACCGCTCTCGTACCGACCACCGCGCTGGTACTGACCGACCACACCGGCACCGCCGACGCCCTGCCAGGACGACAAAACCTCCACCTACGCAACCGACAACTCACCCCCGCCCCCGACGGCTCAGCCACCAAGAGCAACCGCAGCCGCGAAAGCAGAGGCGCGGGCACCGTGGTGATCACCTTGTCCTGCCCCGAAACGCTTACCGGGTCCGTGGTCGCCGAGGCCACCAGGCTCGGCGCCACCGTCGAAGGGGTGCACCGACCGTGA
- a CDS encoding PadR family transcriptional regulator codes for MPRMTLQTQAVLAVFLERDAGEVWGFELSKASGLPAGTIYPILQRLTAAGWVSSRWEQAEHAQEAGRPPRRYYTLTTEGRARAVHALAEGAKKRASLSRLLGPAEEGA; via the coding sequence ATGCCGAGAATGACCCTGCAGACCCAGGCCGTGCTCGCGGTGTTCCTCGAGCGCGACGCCGGTGAGGTGTGGGGGTTCGAGCTGAGCAAGGCGAGCGGGCTCCCGGCGGGCACCATCTACCCGATCCTCCAGCGCCTGACCGCGGCCGGCTGGGTGTCCAGCCGCTGGGAGCAGGCGGAGCACGCGCAGGAAGCCGGCCGGCCGCCACGCCGGTACTACACGCTCACCACCGAAGGCCGCGCGCGAGCGGTGCACGCGCTCGCCGAGGGCGCGAAGAAGCGCGCGAGCCTGTCGCGCCTGCTCGGGCCGGCCGAGGAGGGTGCATGA
- a CDS encoding MFS transporter translates to MREDVRAPKQPLDRTARVTVLLLFAAWTVDYVDRLLVNLALPQIGADFGLDHTEQGLVLSAFFLAYALFQIPGGLLADRFGAVRVMLVAVLAWSAFTALTGLAGLVGSFALLLVVRFLFGAAQGVFPGASIKALSERTEPGQRMTANGWMQSSNAFGVLLAPAIAAPLIAWWGWRGAFAAIAVLGVFVFMALRKWLPAPRTTADRQPGGGRAVLLSPVMWRFALMFFGYDVIVWGLASWVPSYLQSERGLTLTEAGAITALPAIFGGVAVVLGGRWSDRLGGRHRVVVLPAMAATAACLVVMSHSEPTALFAVFLTLTGFFAALCYMPVFAVPLRSLPAELAGAGAGLIVFGGQSAGMVVPVVMGALVDGFSYRVAFLALLSGVVLTVLAALATPQTTEQFKLR, encoded by the coding sequence ATGCGAGAGGACGTCCGCGCGCCGAAACAACCACTGGACCGGACGGCCAGGGTGACCGTGCTGCTGCTGTTCGCGGCGTGGACCGTGGACTACGTCGACCGCCTGCTGGTCAACCTGGCACTGCCGCAGATCGGCGCCGACTTCGGCCTCGACCACACCGAGCAGGGCCTGGTGCTGTCCGCCTTCTTCCTGGCCTACGCGTTGTTCCAGATCCCCGGCGGGCTGCTCGCCGACCGGTTCGGCGCGGTGCGGGTGATGCTGGTGGCGGTGCTCGCGTGGTCGGCGTTCACCGCGCTGACCGGACTGGCCGGGCTGGTCGGCTCGTTCGCGTTGCTGCTCGTGGTGCGCTTCCTGTTCGGCGCGGCGCAGGGCGTGTTCCCCGGTGCGTCGATCAAGGCGTTGTCCGAGCGCACCGAACCGGGCCAGCGGATGACGGCCAACGGCTGGATGCAGAGTTCCAACGCGTTCGGCGTGCTGCTCGCACCGGCCATCGCCGCGCCGCTGATCGCCTGGTGGGGCTGGCGGGGCGCGTTCGCCGCGATCGCGGTGCTGGGCGTTTTTGTCTTCATGGCACTGCGGAAGTGGCTGCCCGCCCCACGCACGACGGCCGACCGGCAGCCGGGCGGCGGGCGGGCCGTGCTGCTCTCGCCGGTGATGTGGCGGTTCGCGCTGATGTTCTTCGGCTACGACGTGATCGTCTGGGGTCTGGCCTCGTGGGTGCCGTCCTATCTACAGAGCGAGCGGGGGCTCACGCTCACCGAGGCGGGCGCGATCACCGCGCTGCCTGCCATCTTCGGCGGGGTGGCGGTGGTGCTCGGCGGGCGGTGGAGCGACCGGCTGGGCGGCAGGCACCGGGTGGTCGTACTGCCCGCGATGGCCGCGACCGCGGCCTGCCTGGTGGTGATGTCCCACTCGGAGCCGACCGCGTTGTTCGCCGTGTTCCTCACGCTCACCGGCTTTTTCGCCGCGCTCTGCTACATGCCGGTCTTCGCCGTGCCGCTGCGGAGCCTGCCCGCCGAACTGGCCGGGGCGGGCGCCGGGCTGATCGTGTTCGGCGGGCAGTCGGCGGGCATGGTCGTCCCGGTGGTGATGGGCGCGCTGGTGGACGGTTTCTCCTACCGGGTGGCGTTCCTGGCGCTGCTGTCCGGCGTGGTCCTCACCGTGCTGGCGGCGCTGGCGACACCGCAGACCACCGAGCAGTTCAAGCTTCGCTGA
- a CDS encoding BTAD domain-containing putative transcriptional regulator — protein MTVLYRALGSLLVTRNGVEVRLGRPQARRLFALLLAEANQVVSVDRLAEALWGALPPASYRVQIQGLVSQLRRALREPGADDPIATVGPGYRLTVMPGQSDVDIYADAVRRGRELLAEGRREDGVCALREALAWWRGPVFEDIRLDALAEFVTSWEERRLAALEECIDAQLWIGADDDLSTELRELITAHPFRERFCELLMTALANRGRTAEALEVYRRWRARLVEELGVEPSASLRAIQVGILRAEGGEPRRPVDQESRELLTRLAALPMPEFSPWMAAAVVDGDLAEAERVVRDLHGRQLLLESGRHYRLHDVVRAALPETVAAERDSALERVLGGLLWLTERAAARLPGSVLRPEPGDARRWPVAIEPPADPLAWFETEQQAIENAIGHAAEAGFAGLAWELAATVASYFDYRGLYQEWARCHSRALAAVRAAGDRRGEAALLRGLGQLHIYWDEFGKAVDALGASYRISAVLGDRLGMARALTGLGVVSRVTWRPEQAHARTVRALEMFVECGDRLGAAHSHTSIAAICLDLGRLAEAESALDQARRLCAELGDDHRMALVLRRFGQLHLRRGDPERALASLYQALERLESLRDDQCAAQVRLDIGRAYRVLGECQDAARLFKAASSRFTRVGNRSSAAACVLEIDRTGLA, from the coding sequence ATGACGGTTTTGTACCGGGCACTCGGTTCGCTGCTGGTGACGCGGAACGGGGTCGAGGTGCGGCTCGGGCGGCCGCAGGCGCGGCGGTTGTTCGCGCTCCTGCTCGCCGAGGCGAACCAGGTGGTCTCGGTGGACCGCCTCGCCGAGGCGTTGTGGGGCGCGTTGCCGCCCGCCAGCTACCGGGTGCAGATCCAGGGCCTGGTCTCGCAGCTGCGCCGGGCGCTGCGCGAACCGGGCGCGGACGACCCGATTGCCACGGTGGGGCCGGGATACCGGCTGACCGTCATGCCCGGTCAGTCCGATGTGGACATTTACGCGGACGCGGTCCGGCGCGGTCGTGAGCTGCTCGCCGAAGGCCGCCGGGAGGACGGCGTGTGCGCCCTGCGCGAGGCCTTGGCGTGGTGGCGCGGCCCGGTGTTCGAGGACATCCGCCTCGACGCGCTCGCCGAATTCGTCACCAGCTGGGAAGAACGGCGGCTCGCGGCGCTCGAGGAATGCATCGACGCGCAGTTGTGGATCGGTGCCGACGACGACCTGAGCACCGAGCTGCGTGAACTGATCACCGCGCACCCGTTCCGGGAACGGTTCTGCGAGTTGTTGATGACCGCGCTGGCGAACCGGGGCCGCACCGCCGAAGCGCTCGAGGTCTACCGCCGGTGGCGTGCCAGGCTGGTCGAGGAACTGGGGGTGGAGCCGTCGGCGTCGCTGCGCGCGATCCAGGTCGGCATCCTGCGTGCGGAGGGCGGGGAACCGCGACGGCCGGTCGACCAGGAGTCGCGGGAGCTGCTCACCCGGCTGGCCGCGCTGCCGATGCCCGAGTTCTCCCCCTGGATGGCCGCGGCGGTGGTCGACGGGGACCTGGCCGAAGCCGAGCGAGTGGTGCGGGACCTGCACGGACGGCAGCTGCTCCTGGAGAGCGGGCGCCACTACCGGCTGCACGACGTCGTCCGCGCCGCCCTGCCGGAAACCGTTGCCGCGGAACGGGATTCGGCGTTGGAGCGGGTACTCGGCGGACTGCTGTGGCTGACCGAGCGGGCTGCCGCCCGGCTGCCCGGCAGCGTGCTGCGGCCGGAACCGGGTGACGCCAGGCGGTGGCCGGTGGCCATCGAACCGCCCGCCGATCCGCTGGCCTGGTTCGAAACCGAGCAGCAGGCCATCGAGAACGCGATCGGCCACGCGGCCGAGGCCGGGTTCGCCGGACTGGCCTGGGAACTCGCCGCGACGGTGGCCTCCTACTTCGACTACCGCGGGCTCTACCAGGAATGGGCCCGGTGCCACAGCCGCGCGCTCGCCGCCGTGCGGGCCGCGGGCGATCGGCGCGGGGAAGCCGCGCTGCTGCGCGGGCTCGGGCAACTGCACATCTACTGGGACGAGTTCGGCAAGGCGGTGGACGCGCTGGGCGCGTCGTACCGGATCAGCGCCGTGCTCGGCGACCGGCTCGGCATGGCCCGCGCGCTGACCGGGCTCGGCGTGGTCTCGCGGGTGACCTGGCGACCCGAGCAGGCGCACGCGCGCACGGTCCGCGCGCTGGAGATGTTCGTCGAATGCGGTGACCGGCTCGGTGCGGCCCACAGCCACACCTCGATCGCCGCGATCTGTCTCGACCTCGGCCGGCTCGCCGAGGCCGAATCGGCGCTCGACCAGGCCCGCCGGTTGTGCGCCGAACTCGGCGACGACCACCGGATGGCGCTCGTGCTCCGGCGCTTCGGTCAGCTCCACCTGCGCCGCGGTGATCCCGAGCGCGCGCTGGCCAGCCTGTACCAGGCGCTCGAACGGCTGGAGTCCCTGCGTGACGACCAGTGCGCCGCGCAGGTGCGGCTCGACATCGGCCGCGCGTACCGCGTGCTCGGCGAGTGCCAGGACGCCGCGCGCCTGTTCAAGGCGGCCTCGTCCCGGTTCACCAGGGTGGGCAACCGAAGCAGCGCGGCGGCTTGCGTGCTGGAGATCGACCGCACCGGCCTGGCTTAG
- a CDS encoding sigma factor-like helix-turn-helix DNA-binding protein has translation METAEKLCVHPSQTCGAAVAEAATGDQAALERLIAAVRPPVVRYCRARIGKHGDSFDPADEVAQEVCISVLTALPTRRDDGSLRAFVYEIAYKRVGEARTGTGDVDRFGTFVRELPEIEREVVVLRVAVGLSAEDTAEALGSTPSSVKQIQHRAMNRLRDTAS, from the coding sequence ATGGAGACAGCGGAGAAGCTCTGCGTCCACCCGTCCCAGACCTGCGGCGCGGCGGTGGCCGAGGCCGCGACCGGCGACCAGGCCGCGCTCGAACGGCTGATCGCGGCCGTCCGGCCGCCGGTGGTCCGGTACTGCCGCGCGCGCATCGGCAAGCACGGGGACAGCTTCGACCCGGCGGACGAAGTGGCGCAGGAGGTCTGCATCTCGGTGCTGACCGCCCTGCCCACCCGCCGGGACGACGGCTCGCTCCGCGCGTTCGTCTACGAGATCGCGTACAAGCGCGTCGGTGAGGCCCGCACGGGCACCGGGGACGTCGACCGGTTCGGCACGTTCGTCCGTGAGCTGCCGGAGATCGAACGGGAGGTCGTGGTGCTCCGCGTGGCGGTCGGCCTCAGCGCCGAGGACACCGCCGAGGCACTGGGCAGCACGCCGAGTTCGGTGAAGCAGATCCAGCACCGGGCGATGAACCGCCTGCGCGACACGGCTTCCTGA
- a CDS encoding PHB depolymerase family esterase — translation MLRRPRSARLLLAAAAVLPALLAAAPATASPGIPDRPVPTTGCGRTPPVTPGTTGAQTLVSGGSTREYTVHLPANYQPHRPTSLVLSFHGHKRTSRWQEELSEFSGVNTIAVYPQGLIGTDGGSAWTGAPYSADADDVLFTSDLLTKLQSQLCVDAKRIYATGKSNGGGFVGVLACRLPGRIAAFAPVAGAYYPQGGECSPSRPAPILAFHGTADATIPYDGNPEKGLPAIPDWLGKWAERDGCFVNPVTYSPQEKVTVQKWLDCDERSNLQHYRIDGAGHVWPSTKPNNDSATPTVLDATPVIWRFFQGQRLR, via the coding sequence GTGCTCCGACGACCCCGTTCCGCCCGGCTGCTGCTGGCGGCCGCCGCGGTGCTCCCCGCGCTGCTGGCCGCCGCCCCGGCCACCGCGAGCCCCGGGATCCCCGACCGCCCGGTGCCGACCACCGGCTGCGGACGCACCCCGCCGGTCACCCCCGGCACCACCGGCGCGCAGACCCTCGTCTCCGGCGGGTCGACCAGGGAGTACACCGTCCACCTCCCGGCGAACTACCAGCCACACCGGCCCACCTCGCTGGTGCTGTCCTTCCACGGGCACAAGCGCACCTCGCGGTGGCAGGAAGAACTGTCGGAGTTCTCCGGGGTGAACACCATCGCGGTCTACCCGCAGGGCCTGATCGGCACCGACGGCGGTTCGGCCTGGACCGGCGCGCCCTACTCGGCCGACGCCGACGACGTGCTGTTCACCAGCGACCTGCTCACCAAGCTGCAATCGCAGTTGTGCGTGGACGCGAAGCGGATCTACGCCACCGGCAAGTCCAACGGCGGCGGGTTCGTCGGGGTGCTGGCCTGCCGCCTGCCCGGCCGCATCGCCGCGTTCGCGCCGGTGGCCGGGGCCTACTACCCGCAGGGCGGCGAGTGCTCGCCGAGCCGGCCCGCCCCGATCCTCGCCTTCCACGGTACCGCGGATGCCACCATCCCGTACGACGGAAACCCGGAGAAGGGTTTGCCCGCAATTCCGGACTGGCTCGGAAAATGGGCGGAACGTGACGGTTGTTTCGTGAACCCGGTGACCTATTCACCACAGGAAAAAGTGACCGTGCAAAAGTGGCTCGATTGCGACGAACGGAGCAATCTGCAGCACTACCGCATCGACGGAGCCGGGCATGTTTGGCCCAGCACCAAGCCGAACAACGACTCCGCGACGCCGACGGTGCTGGACGCGACACCGGTCATCTGGCGCTTTTTCCAAGGTCAGCGCCTCCGTTAA
- a CDS encoding MarR family winged helix-turn-helix transcriptional regulator, which produces MPRMAGRIKRLPVPEQLRSFSLAPRHLSLLAYLLFDGPMTVNELARLLEVAPATVSLMVGDLSRQGVLERREDSQDRRRTIVSIAEQHRDAVDAWLSAGAKAWRKALEPLTPEQRRLFVETLETYEREAAAQS; this is translated from the coding sequence ATGCCGCGGATGGCGGGCCGGATCAAACGGCTCCCGGTGCCCGAGCAGCTCCGCTCGTTCTCCCTCGCCCCGCGTCACCTGTCGCTGCTCGCCTACCTGCTCTTCGACGGGCCGATGACGGTGAACGAACTGGCGCGCCTGCTGGAGGTCGCGCCGGCCACGGTGAGCCTGATGGTCGGTGACCTGAGCAGGCAGGGCGTGCTCGAACGCCGTGAGGACAGCCAGGACCGGCGGCGCACCATCGTGAGCATCGCCGAGCAGCACCGCGACGCCGTGGACGCCTGGCTTTCGGCGGGCGCGAAGGCCTGGCGCAAGGCGCTGGAACCGCTCACCCCGGAACAGCGGCGGTTGTTCGTGGAAACGCTGGAGACCTACGAGCGGGAAGCGGCCGCTCAGTCCTGA
- a CDS encoding SAM-dependent methyltransferase — protein MSDHDPDFVPDGIDLDHPNPARIYDWFLGGTANWAIDREFGAKAVAAFPMVRSMAKVGREFLGRGVHYLARQGITQFLDLGSGVPTVGNVHEIADSVNPNSRCVYVDNEPVAVAHSQILLEREGDLRRHAVIQADLRDPENIWERAMDTGVLNPKEPIGLIMVNVLYFVSPEDGPNEIIAQYRDLLPSGSYFLSSHMTVDGVPAEGEEERAEVRRQYRNSATPLHLRSREEFTRFFDGFELVEPGITWIPEWRTDERVSEATRDFLAAPATSSAFAGLGYKP, from the coding sequence ATGTCCGACCACGATCCCGATTTTGTCCCCGACGGAATCGACCTGGACCACCCGAATCCGGCCCGGATCTACGACTGGTTCCTCGGCGGCACCGCGAACTGGGCGATCGACCGGGAGTTCGGCGCGAAGGCGGTGGCCGCGTTCCCGATGGTGCGCTCGATGGCCAAGGTCGGCCGCGAGTTCCTCGGCCGCGGTGTGCACTACCTCGCCCGCCAGGGCATCACGCAGTTCCTCGACCTCGGTTCCGGCGTGCCCACCGTGGGCAACGTGCACGAGATCGCCGACTCGGTGAACCCGAACAGCCGCTGTGTCTACGTGGACAACGAGCCGGTGGCGGTGGCGCATTCGCAGATCCTGCTCGAACGCGAGGGCGACCTGCGACGGCACGCGGTGATCCAGGCCGACCTGCGCGACCCGGAGAACATCTGGGAGCGCGCGATGGACACCGGCGTGCTGAACCCGAAGGAGCCGATCGGGCTGATCATGGTGAACGTGCTGTACTTCGTCAGCCCGGAAGACGGCCCGAACGAGATCATCGCCCAGTACCGCGACCTGCTGCCGTCCGGCTCGTACTTCCTGTCCTCGCACATGACCGTGGACGGGGTCCCGGCCGAGGGTGAGGAGGAGCGGGCCGAGGTCCGCCGCCAGTACCGCAATTCGGCCACGCCGCTGCACCTTCGCTCGCGTGAGGAGTTCACCCGGTTCTTCGACGGGTTCGAACTGGTGGAGCCGGGCATCACGTGGATCCCGGAATGGCGCACGGACGAACGCGTCTCCGAGGCCACGCGGGACTTCCTCGCCGCACCGGCGACCAGCAGCGCCTTCGCCGGACTGGGGTACAAGCCCTGA
- a CDS encoding TetR/AcrR family transcriptional regulator gives MGRPPRHDTDRLLDAAAGLAASGGPASVTVTAVARAAGAPSGSIYHRFPSRSALLAELWLRTVERFQEGFLDALDGDSPAAAARHVVAWCRANPDQAAVLLYGPVDFGEPSWPEDARDRLAKRNAQVDRALRALADRVGHSGAEGADRLVLATVDIPYSTVRRHLRAGNEIPGYAEDLVADCADRLFA, from the coding sequence ATGGGACGGCCGCCGCGCCACGACACGGACCGCCTGCTCGACGCCGCCGCCGGACTGGCCGCCTCCGGTGGGCCCGCTTCGGTCACCGTCACCGCGGTGGCCCGTGCCGCCGGTGCGCCCAGCGGGTCGATCTACCACCGCTTCCCGAGCCGGTCCGCGCTGCTCGCCGAACTGTGGCTGCGTACCGTGGAACGGTTCCAGGAGGGCTTTCTCGACGCGCTCGACGGCGACTCGCCCGCCGCGGCCGCACGGCACGTGGTCGCCTGGTGCCGGGCGAATCCCGACCAGGCCGCGGTGCTGCTGTACGGGCCGGTGGACTTCGGTGAGCCGTCGTGGCCGGAGGACGCCCGCGACCGGCTGGCCAAGCGGAACGCCCAGGTGGACCGGGCCCTGCGGGCACTGGCCGACCGCGTCGGCCACTCCGGTGCCGAGGGCGCCGACCGGCTGGTTCTGGCCACAGTGGACATTCCCTATTCGACCGTCCGGCGGCACCTGCGGGCCGGGAACGAGATCCCCGGATACGCGGAGGACCTGGTCGCCGACTGCGCCGATCGGCTGTTCGCCTAG
- a CDS encoding amino acid permease — translation MGIMRTLDVDTVLARQETGDLKRRLRGRDLVGFGVGIIIGTGIFTLAGVEAKTHAGPAVTLSFVIGAVVAGLAALCYAELASSVPTAGSAYTYAFATLGEVFAWIIGWDLLLEFALGAAVVSRGWSGYLANLLGLPPQWFGEDATVNIGAVLIIAVLTVVAVAGIKQSSLFTNVLVVVKVAVCLLILGIGIFFVKGSNLTPFIPPSRPAGEDADVLHQPVVEAGLGLEQSAFGLAGVLTAAAIVFFAYTGFEALANLGEETRNPRKDLRVGILGALGICALLYIGVSLVLTGMVPFTDIDEGAPLADAFDSVGMHWISALISLGAVTGLTSVMMVELVTIGRIGFAMGRDGLLPKKLGTVHPRWGTPHRVTIIGAVLIALLAAFVPITELSDMVSIGALSAMIIVAIAVPVLRRKRPDLQRPFTVPFSPVLPIVAALACLYLMLNLDVLTWIRFAAWLALGLLIYFAYGRRHSRLREK, via the coding sequence ATGGGAATCATGCGCACCTTGGACGTCGACACGGTGCTCGCGCGACAGGAAACCGGTGACCTGAAGCGCCGCCTGCGTGGCCGTGACCTGGTCGGATTCGGGGTCGGCATCATCATCGGCACCGGGATCTTCACCCTGGCCGGGGTCGAGGCGAAAACACACGCCGGGCCCGCGGTGACGCTGTCCTTCGTGATCGGCGCGGTGGTCGCCGGGCTGGCCGCGCTCTGTTACGCCGAGCTGGCGTCGAGCGTGCCGACCGCGGGCAGCGCCTACACCTACGCCTTCGCCACGCTCGGTGAGGTGTTCGCCTGGATCATCGGCTGGGACCTGCTGCTGGAGTTCGCGCTCGGCGCGGCGGTGGTTTCGCGCGGTTGGTCCGGTTACCTGGCGAACCTGCTGGGCCTGCCGCCGCAGTGGTTCGGCGAGGACGCCACGGTCAACATCGGCGCGGTGCTGATCATCGCCGTGCTGACGGTGGTCGCGGTGGCCGGGATCAAGCAGTCCTCGTTGTTCACCAACGTGCTCGTGGTGGTCAAGGTCGCGGTCTGCCTGCTGATCCTGGGAATCGGGATCTTCTTCGTGAAGGGGTCGAACCTGACCCCGTTCATCCCGCCGTCGCGACCGGCGGGCGAGGACGCCGACGTGCTGCACCAGCCGGTGGTGGAGGCCGGGCTCGGGCTGGAGCAGTCGGCCTTCGGCCTCGCCGGCGTGCTCACCGCCGCGGCGATCGTGTTCTTCGCCTACACCGGTTTCGAGGCGCTGGCGAACCTCGGCGAGGAGACCAGGAACCCGCGCAAGGACCTGCGGGTCGGCATTCTCGGCGCGCTCGGCATCTGCGCGCTGCTCTACATCGGGGTTTCGCTGGTGCTGACCGGCATGGTGCCGTTCACCGACATCGACGAGGGCGCGCCGCTGGCCGACGCCTTCGACTCGGTGGGCATGCACTGGATCAGCGCGCTGATCTCGCTCGGCGCGGTGACCGGGCTGACCTCGGTGATGATGGTGGAGCTGGTGACCATCGGCCGGATCGGCTTCGCGATGGGCCGCGACGGGCTGCTGCCGAAAAAGCTGGGCACGGTGCACCCGCGCTGGGGCACGCCGCACCGGGTGACCATCATCGGCGCGGTGCTGATCGCGCTGCTCGCCGCGTTCGTGCCGATCACCGAACTGTCCGACATGGTCAGCATCGGCGCCCTGTCCGCGATGATCATCGTGGCGATCGCGGTCCCGGTGCTGCGGCGCAAGCGGCCGGACCTGCAGCGGCCGTTCACCGTGCCGTTCTCCCCGGTCCTGCCGATCGTGGCGGCGCTGGCGTGCCTGTACCTGATGCTGAACCTGGACGTGCTGACCTGGATCCGGTTCGCCGCCTGGCTGGCACTGGGCCTGCTGATCTACTTCGCCTACGGTCGCCGCCACTCCCGCCTCCGCGAGAAGTAA